The following proteins are encoded in a genomic region of Cricetulus griseus strain 17A/GY chromosome 7, alternate assembly CriGri-PICRH-1.0, whole genome shotgun sequence:
- the Srsf7 gene encoding serine/arginine-rich splicing factor 7 isoform X5 — MSRYGRYGGETKVYVGNLGTGAGKGELERAFSYYGPLRTVWIARNPPGFAFVEFEDPRDAEDAVRGLDGKVICGSRVRVELSTGMPRRSRFDRPPARRPFDPNDRCYECGEKGHYAYDCHRYSRRRRSRSRSRSHSRSRGRRYSRSRSRSRGRRSRSASPRRSRSVSLRRSRSASLRRSRSGSIKGSRYFQSRSRSRSRSRSISRPRSSRSKSRSPSPKRSRSPSGSPRRSASPERMD, encoded by the exons aaaccaaggtgTATGTCGGTAACCTGGGCACCGGTGCTGGTAAAGGAGAATTAGAAAGGGCATTCAGTTACTATGGGCCCTTAAGGACTGTATGGATCGCCAGAAACCCTCCAGGGTTTGCCTTTGTGGAATTTGAAGATCCTAGAGATGCAGAAGATGCAGTTCGTGGATTGGATGGGAA GGTGATTTGTGGTTCTCGAGTGAGAGTTGAATTATCGACGGGCATGCCTCGGAGATCTCGTTTTGATAGGCCACCTGCCCGACGTCCCTTTGATCCTAATGATAGATGCTATGAGTGTGGTGAAAAGGGACATTATGCTTATGACTGTCATCGCTATAGCCGTCGAAGAAGAAGCAG GTCACGATCTAGATCACATTCCCGATCCAGGGGAAGGCGATACTCTCGCTCACGAAGCAGGAGCCGGGGAAGAAG GTCAAGATCAGCATCCCCTCGAAGATCAAGGTCTGTGTCTCTTCGTAGATCAAGATCAGCTTCACTAAGAAGATCTAGGTCTGGTTCTATAAAAGGATCGAGGTATTTCCA atcgCGTTCCAGGTCGAGATCGAGATCCAGGTCTATTTCACGGCCAAGAAGCAG CCGATCAAAATCCAGATCTCCATCTCCTAAAAGAAG tcgTTCCCCATCAGGAAGTCCACGAAGAAGTGCAAGTCCTGAAAGAATGGACTGA
- the Srsf7 gene encoding serine/arginine-rich splicing factor 7 isoform X7 encodes MSRYGRYGGETKVYVGNLGTGAGKGELERAFSYYGPLRTVWIARNPPGFAFVEFEDPRDAEDAVRGLDGKVICGSRVRVELSTGMPRRSRFDRPPARRPFDPNDRCYECGEKGHYAYDCHRYSRRRRSRSRSRSHSRSRGRRYSRSRSRSRGRRSRSASPRRSRSVSLRRSRSASLRRSRSGSIKGSRYFQSRSRSRSRSRSISRPRSSRSPSGSPRRSASPERMD; translated from the exons aaaccaaggtgTATGTCGGTAACCTGGGCACCGGTGCTGGTAAAGGAGAATTAGAAAGGGCATTCAGTTACTATGGGCCCTTAAGGACTGTATGGATCGCCAGAAACCCTCCAGGGTTTGCCTTTGTGGAATTTGAAGATCCTAGAGATGCAGAAGATGCAGTTCGTGGATTGGATGGGAA GGTGATTTGTGGTTCTCGAGTGAGAGTTGAATTATCGACGGGCATGCCTCGGAGATCTCGTTTTGATAGGCCACCTGCCCGACGTCCCTTTGATCCTAATGATAGATGCTATGAGTGTGGTGAAAAGGGACATTATGCTTATGACTGTCATCGCTATAGCCGTCGAAGAAGAAGCAG GTCACGATCTAGATCACATTCCCGATCCAGGGGAAGGCGATACTCTCGCTCACGAAGCAGGAGCCGGGGAAGAAG GTCAAGATCAGCATCCCCTCGAAGATCAAGGTCTGTGTCTCTTCGTAGATCAAGATCAGCTTCACTAAGAAGATCTAGGTCTGGTTCTATAAAAGGATCGAGGTATTTCCA atcgCGTTCCAGGTCGAGATCGAGATCCAGGTCTATTTCACGGCCAAGAAGCAG tcgTTCCCCATCAGGAAGTCCACGAAGAAGTGCAAGTCCTGAAAGAATGGACTGA
- the Srsf7 gene encoding serine/arginine-rich splicing factor 7 isoform X6: MSRYGRYGGETKVYVGNLGTGAGKGELERAFSYYGPLRTVWIARNPPGFAFVEFEDPRDAEDAVRGLDGKVICGSRVRVELSTGMPRRSRFDRPPARRPFDPNDRCYECGEKGHYAYDCHRYSRRRRSRSRSRSHSRSRGRRYSRSRSRSRGRRSRSASPRRSRSVSLRRSRSASLRRSRSGSIKGSRSRSRSRSRSRSISRPRSSRSKSRSPSPKRSRSPSGSPRRSASPERMD, encoded by the exons aaaccaaggtgTATGTCGGTAACCTGGGCACCGGTGCTGGTAAAGGAGAATTAGAAAGGGCATTCAGTTACTATGGGCCCTTAAGGACTGTATGGATCGCCAGAAACCCTCCAGGGTTTGCCTTTGTGGAATTTGAAGATCCTAGAGATGCAGAAGATGCAGTTCGTGGATTGGATGGGAA GGTGATTTGTGGTTCTCGAGTGAGAGTTGAATTATCGACGGGCATGCCTCGGAGATCTCGTTTTGATAGGCCACCTGCCCGACGTCCCTTTGATCCTAATGATAGATGCTATGAGTGTGGTGAAAAGGGACATTATGCTTATGACTGTCATCGCTATAGCCGTCGAAGAAGAAGCAG GTCACGATCTAGATCACATTCCCGATCCAGGGGAAGGCGATACTCTCGCTCACGAAGCAGGAGCCGGGGAAGAAG GTCAAGATCAGCATCCCCTCGAAGATCAAGGTCTGTGTCTCTTCGTAGATCAAGATCAGCTTCACTAAGAAGATCTAGGTCTGGTTCTATAAAAGGATCGAG atcgCGTTCCAGGTCGAGATCGAGATCCAGGTCTATTTCACGGCCAAGAAGCAG CCGATCAAAATCCAGATCTCCATCTCCTAAAAGAAG tcgTTCCCCATCAGGAAGTCCACGAAGAAGTGCAAGTCCTGAAAGAATGGACTGA
- the Srsf7 gene encoding serine/arginine-rich splicing factor 7 isoform X8, whose translation MSRYGRYGGETKVYVGNLGTGAGKGELERAFSYYGPLRTVWIARNPPGFAFVEFEDPRDAEDAVRGLDGKVICGSRVRVELSTGMPRRSRFDRPPARRPFDPNDRCYECGEKGHYAYDCHRYSRRRRSRSRSRSHSRSRGRRYSRSRSRSRGRRSRSASPRRSRSVSLRRSRSASLRRSRSGSIKGSRSRSRSRSRSRSISRPRSSRSPSGSPRRSASPERMD comes from the exons aaaccaaggtgTATGTCGGTAACCTGGGCACCGGTGCTGGTAAAGGAGAATTAGAAAGGGCATTCAGTTACTATGGGCCCTTAAGGACTGTATGGATCGCCAGAAACCCTCCAGGGTTTGCCTTTGTGGAATTTGAAGATCCTAGAGATGCAGAAGATGCAGTTCGTGGATTGGATGGGAA GGTGATTTGTGGTTCTCGAGTGAGAGTTGAATTATCGACGGGCATGCCTCGGAGATCTCGTTTTGATAGGCCACCTGCCCGACGTCCCTTTGATCCTAATGATAGATGCTATGAGTGTGGTGAAAAGGGACATTATGCTTATGACTGTCATCGCTATAGCCGTCGAAGAAGAAGCAG GTCACGATCTAGATCACATTCCCGATCCAGGGGAAGGCGATACTCTCGCTCACGAAGCAGGAGCCGGGGAAGAAG GTCAAGATCAGCATCCCCTCGAAGATCAAGGTCTGTGTCTCTTCGTAGATCAAGATCAGCTTCACTAAGAAGATCTAGGTCTGGTTCTATAAAAGGATCGAG atcgCGTTCCAGGTCGAGATCGAGATCCAGGTCTATTTCACGGCCAAGAAGCAG tcgTTCCCCATCAGGAAGTCCACGAAGAAGTGCAAGTCCTGAAAGAATGGACTGA